In Symmachiella dynata, the following are encoded in one genomic region:
- a CDS encoding GspE/PulE family protein, with translation MDIGNILVGHGLLSDSQLETATAQGAGQRVDRVAVEMGFVSEEDALKAFGDELGMRFVDLKKVEVDPEFLAGFPAREIFRHTVLPLERENGHVLVATSDPFDLEAIDEFSSASGCRIEPVLARHADLLELIKSNLGVGGDTIGQLVAQRSTEEVELLEGIEEDDSELAQMAQQASVIKLVNDLLIDALDQHASDVHLEPTEQGFIIRCRVDGMLRVQPVPPEINQFQAAIISRLKIMARMNIAEKRLPQDGRIKLRIRGREIDVRVSIIPMMHGEGVVLRLLDKQAMTFDLGHVGFPEDLHAIFKDMIKLPYGIILVTGPTGSGKTTTLYCGLNELRSTATKIITVEDPVEYHLPGVNQIQVHAKIGMTFAAGLRSILRHDPDVILIGEIRDGETANSAIQASLTGHVVFSTLHTNDAASAFTRLVDMGVEPYLVASTVEGVLAQRLIRKLCPLCKVAYRPDPEEIPRDMAAGMPEEIYKPAGCRECRDTGYSGRTGIFELLRSDVGVRQLCVERASSDQIRHYAMQNGFQTLRHSGWQRVFDGTTSIEEVNRITKADPV, from the coding sequence ATGGATATTGGAAACATTCTAGTCGGTCACGGATTGCTCAGCGACAGCCAACTCGAAACCGCCACAGCACAAGGGGCGGGCCAGCGCGTGGACCGCGTCGCCGTCGAGATGGGATTTGTCAGCGAAGAAGATGCGCTCAAAGCGTTCGGCGACGAGTTGGGCATGCGTTTTGTTGACCTAAAAAAGGTCGAGGTCGATCCCGAGTTCTTGGCCGGGTTTCCCGCTCGCGAAATTTTCCGGCACACCGTCCTGCCGTTGGAACGCGAAAATGGGCACGTGTTGGTCGCCACCAGCGATCCGTTCGACTTGGAAGCGATTGACGAATTCAGTTCGGCCTCGGGTTGCCGTATCGAACCGGTCTTGGCCCGTCATGCGGACTTGTTGGAATTGATCAAAAGCAACCTGGGAGTCGGCGGCGATACGATTGGTCAGTTGGTCGCGCAGCGCAGCACCGAAGAAGTGGAACTGCTGGAAGGTATCGAGGAGGACGACAGCGAACTCGCGCAAATGGCCCAACAGGCCTCGGTGATCAAGTTGGTCAATGACCTGCTCATCGATGCGCTGGATCAGCACGCCAGTGACGTGCATCTGGAACCGACCGAACAGGGGTTCATCATCCGTTGCCGTGTCGACGGCATGTTGCGGGTGCAACCTGTTCCGCCGGAGATCAATCAATTTCAAGCCGCCATCATCAGCCGTTTGAAAATCATGGCGCGGATGAACATTGCCGAGAAACGTTTGCCCCAAGATGGTCGGATCAAGTTGCGGATTCGCGGACGCGAAATCGACGTGCGGGTTTCGATCATTCCCATGATGCATGGCGAGGGGGTCGTGTTGCGGTTGTTGGACAAACAGGCGATGACCTTCGACTTGGGTCACGTCGGTTTTCCGGAAGATTTGCACGCGATTTTCAAAGACATGATCAAACTGCCGTACGGGATTATTCTCGTGACAGGCCCAACCGGGAGTGGTAAAACGACCACGCTGTACTGTGGACTCAACGAGTTGCGTAGTACAGCGACCAAAATCATTACAGTCGAGGATCCGGTGGAGTACCACCTGCCCGGCGTGAATCAAATCCAGGTGCATGCCAAAATTGGTATGACGTTCGCTGCGGGATTGCGGAGTATTTTGCGACACGATCCGGACGTGATTCTCATCGGCGAAATCCGCGACGGCGAAACGGCCAACAGCGCAATTCAAGCGTCGTTGACGGGGCACGTTGTGTTCAGCACGCTACACACCAACGACGCTGCCAGCGCCTTTACGCGATTGGTCGACATGGGCGTCGAACCGTATCTGGTCGCGAGTACAGTCGAGGGTGTGTTGGCCCAACGTTTGATTCGCAAGTTGTGTCCGCTGTGCAAAGTCGCCTATCGACCGGACCCGGAGGAGATCCCCAGGGATATGGCGGCGGGGATGCCGGAAGAGATCTACAAACCTGCCGGTTGCCGCGAATGTCGCGACACGGGATATTCGGGCCGGACAGGTATTTTTGAATTGCTCCGCAGTGACGTGGGCGTGCGGCAATTATGCGTGGAACGCGCCAGTTCCGATCAGATCCGGCATTATGCGATGCAAAATGGATTTCAGACATTACGACACAGTGGATGGCAACGCGTGTTCGACGGAACGACCAGTATTGAAGAAGTGAACCGGATTACTAAAGCCGACCCTGTGTGA
- a CDS encoding type II secretion system F family protein produces the protein MPEFQYIARELSGTEVTGVITAASEHEAVSSLSQRALFPVQVNATEDASKRKRGWGNKVRNRHLAMLFSQLADLLHSGVPLLRSLEILQQQSSQAALSAVLGDIRERVADGTPLADAVTAHPDVFNDLTASMIRAGEEGGFLEDVLKRIAQFTEHQEDLKSRVVGAIAYPAFLAVMGSIIVTGIIVYFVPKFEPLFQRLKDRGGLPWPTTALMALSDFLGSYGLWLIGAIAIVVWWLNRYFDTEAGRRRMDYWKLHVVGAGPIIRSLAVSRFCRILGTLLHNGVPILRSLQISKDATGNVILSEAVGLAAENISAGKSLAQPLKKSGQFSTEVVEMIAVGEEANSLETVLVDIADNMERRTNRQLELFVRLLEPVMLLAMAVVILFVVIALLLPVFKGAGALQ, from the coding sequence ATGCCTGAATTCCAGTACATTGCCCGAGAGTTGAGCGGAACGGAAGTGACGGGTGTCATTACCGCCGCGAGCGAACATGAAGCTGTCAGTTCGCTGTCTCAGCGTGCGCTGTTTCCCGTTCAGGTGAATGCCACCGAAGATGCATCGAAACGCAAACGGGGTTGGGGCAACAAAGTTCGCAATCGGCATTTGGCGATGTTGTTTTCGCAACTCGCCGACTTGTTGCATTCGGGCGTGCCGCTGCTGCGATCACTTGAGATTTTGCAGCAACAAAGTTCACAAGCCGCGCTCTCGGCCGTGCTGGGGGATATTCGCGAGCGGGTGGCGGACGGAACGCCGTTGGCCGATGCCGTGACCGCGCATCCGGATGTGTTCAACGACTTAACGGCCAGTATGATCCGTGCCGGTGAGGAAGGTGGCTTCTTAGAGGATGTGCTCAAACGGATCGCGCAGTTCACCGAACATCAAGAAGATCTGAAAAGCCGCGTGGTGGGGGCGATCGCGTATCCCGCTTTCTTGGCCGTGATGGGATCGATCATTGTCACGGGGATCATCGTCTATTTTGTCCCCAAATTCGAACCGTTGTTTCAACGGCTGAAGGATCGCGGTGGACTCCCCTGGCCGACGACAGCACTGATGGCGCTCAGCGATTTTCTGGGGAGTTACGGGTTGTGGCTGATCGGAGCGATTGCGATCGTGGTTTGGTGGCTGAATCGCTATTTTGACACCGAAGCGGGCCGGCGGCGGATGGACTATTGGAAGCTGCATGTCGTCGGCGCCGGGCCGATCATTCGCAGTCTGGCGGTCTCCCGTTTTTGTCGTATTTTGGGAACCCTGCTGCACAACGGCGTACCCATTCTGCGATCCCTGCAGATATCGAAAGACGCAACCGGCAATGTGATACTCAGTGAAGCGGTTGGGTTGGCGGCGGAAAACATCTCTGCGGGAAAATCGCTGGCGCAACCACTTAAGAAAAGTGGTCAGTTTTCGACGGAGGTCGTGGAAATGATCGCTGTCGGTGAAGAGGCGAACAGCTTAGAAACCGTGCTCGTCGACATCGCCGATAACATGGAACGACGCACGAACCGGCAATTGGAGTTGTTCGTGCGACTGTTGGAACCGGTGATGTTGTTGGCCATGGCCGTGGTGATTTTATTCGTGGTCATTGCATTGTTACTGCCGGTCTTCAAAGGGGCGGGCGCGCTACAGTAA
- the gspG gene encoding type II secretion system major pseudopilin GspG, with protein MNSPKQITIQQPRRGFTLIEVLLVLAILGVIMALVVPQLLGTQQQANIDATRLSIKGVEQGLQMYALDHDGQLPTTSEGLQVLIENPGNDTKWKKPYLDDTTMLPKDAWGNPFQYEFPGPNHPNNLKADIWSFGPDKQDGTDDDIDNWTVQSE; from the coding sequence ATGAATTCCCCCAAACAAATCACGATCCAGCAACCACGTCGCGGCTTCACGTTGATCGAAGTCTTGTTGGTACTGGCGATCTTAGGCGTGATCATGGCGCTGGTTGTCCCGCAGCTGTTGGGCACGCAGCAACAAGCAAATATCGACGCGACGAGATTGAGTATCAAAGGTGTCGAACAGGGATTGCAGATGTACGCTCTGGATCACGACGGACAATTGCCGACCACCAGTGAAGGGTTGCAAGTCCTGATCGAGAATCCCGGGAACGACACGAAATGGAAAAAGCCCTATTTGGATGACACAACCATGTTGCCCAAAGACGCCTGGGGCAATCCGTTTCAATACGAGTTTCCCGGCCCCAACCATCCCAACAATTTGAAGGCCGACATTTGGTCGTTCGGCCCGGACAAACAGGACGGCACGGATGACGACATTGACAATTGGACGGTACAATCCGAGTAA
- a CDS encoding prepilin-type N-terminal cleavage/methylation domain-containing protein, giving the protein MLRPRYHQTSRRHRGGFTLLEVLLVLTLLIVISAVIWPSLGRMFSRQNMERAQSDVQVLLAAARIRATEAGASYQFRYEVGGRRYVLVPADGAELVAVADTPGTDLATAASEAWKRSGELPESVTFQLPAGLSTDAGGEPISAELLTGLLDTDALSRVAWGPAILFHPDGTASDSIFLIVDDVNDESTTITVRGLTGASHATATLVEEQ; this is encoded by the coding sequence ATGCTGAGACCCCGCTACCACCAGACATCCCGGAGGCACCGCGGCGGATTTACGTTGCTCGAAGTGTTACTTGTGCTGACGTTGCTGATTGTGATTTCGGCGGTGATTTGGCCGTCACTGGGTCGCATGTTCAGTCGTCAGAATATGGAACGTGCCCAGAGTGACGTGCAGGTCCTGTTGGCCGCCGCGCGGATCCGCGCCACCGAAGCGGGCGCCTCGTACCAATTTCGCTACGAAGTTGGTGGGCGACGGTATGTGTTGGTTCCGGCCGATGGAGCGGAATTGGTGGCGGTCGCCGATACACCAGGAACCGACCTCGCCACGGCGGCAAGTGAGGCCTGGAAGCGATCGGGCGAACTTCCCGAATCGGTGACCTTTCAACTACCAGCCGGATTATCCACCGACGCCGGCGGCGAACCGATCTCTGCGGAATTGCTGACTGGACTGCTCGATACCGATGCATTGTCGCGGGTGGCATGGGGACCGGCGATCTTGTTTCATCCCGACGGCACGGCATCGGACTCGATTTTTCTGATCGTTGATGATGTCAACGACGAGTCGACGACCATTACAGTGCGCGGTCTGACCGGTGCTTCGCATGCGACGGCGACACTCGTGGAGGAACAATAG